The DNA sequence GCCGACGGCTACCTGCGCTTCGTCGACTACGCGCGGCGGCTGTGGCAGCTGGAGCGGGCCGACTTCATCGACCGTAACCTGGACAGCCCGCCGGACCTGCTCACCGGCAACCTGCTGCGGCTGCTGGCCGCCGGGGCGTTCCGGCGCATGCAGACCAAGATCGAGCAGTTCTTCACCGACCCCCGTACCCAGCGGATCTTCTCGTTCCAGGCGATGTACGCCGGGCTGGCGCCCCACGACGCGCTGGCCATCTACACCGTCATCGCCTACCTGGACTCGGTGGCCGGGGTGTCGTTCCCCCGGGGCGGCATGCACGCGGTGCCCCGGGCGCTGGCCGGCGCCGCCGAGAAGCACGGCGTACAGATCCGCTACGACACCACGGTCACCCGGGTGGAGACCGCCGGTGGTCGGGCGCGCGCGGTGCTCACCGCCGCCGGTGACCGGATTCCCGCCGACGTCGTGGTGCTCAACCCCGACCTGCCCGTCGCCTACGCCGAGCTGCTGCCGCCGGCCCGCCGCCGACGGCTGCGCTACTCGCCGTCCTGCGTGGTGCTGCACCTCGGCGCCCGGCAGGGCTACCAGCAGATCGCCCACCACAACATCCACTTCGGCCGGCTGTGGAAGGGCACCTTCGACGAGGTCATCCGCCGGGGTGAGCTGATGAGCGACCCGTCGCTGCTGGTCACCAACCCGAGCCGGACCGACCCGTCGGTGGCCCCGCCCGGCGGGCACACCTACTACGTCCTCGCTCCGGTGCCCAACCTGGACAGCGGCCGGCTGGACTGGCGCGGCGACCTGCCGCAGCGGTACGCCGACGAGCTGATCGCCACCCTGGCCGAGCGCGGCTACCGGGGCCTGGCTGACGGGGTCGAGGTCCGCGAAGTGATCACCCCGGCCGACTGGGCCGACGCCGGAATGGCCGCCGGGACACCGTTCGCCGCCGCGCACACCCTGTTCCAGACCGGCCCGTTCCGACCCGGGAACCTGCATCCCACCCTGGAGAACGTGGTCTTCGTCGGTTCCGGCACCCAGCCGGGGGTCGGCGTGCCGATGGTGCTGATCTCCGGCAAACTGGCCGCCGGTCGGATCACCGGTGTGGGGGGTGCCCGATGACCGGGACGTCGCGGGAAAGCCATCTGGTCGAGTTGGTCGACCCGGCCGGGCGACCGGTCGGATCGGCCACCGTCGCCGCCGCCCACCAGCCGCCGGGCCAGCTGCACCGGGCCTTCTCGGTGATCCTGGTCGACCCGGCCGGCCAACTGCTGCTGCAACAGCGGGCTGCGGTGAAGACCCGGTTCCCACTGCGCTGGGCCAACACCTGCTGCGGCCATCCGCTGCCCGGCGAATCGGTCACCGAGGCGGCCAACCGCCGGCTCGGCGAGGAGGTGGGCGTCGCGCCGGTGCCGTTGACCGAGCTCGGTGTACACACCTACCAGGCCACCGACCCGGTCACCGGCCGCACCGAGTACGAGTACGACCACGTACTGCTGGGGGAGCTCGACCCGGCCACCCCGCTGCGGCCCGATCCGGCGGAGATCGCACAGCTGCGCTGGATGCCGCCGGATGAGCTGCGGGCCGGCCTGACCGACGACCCGCACGCCTACGCCCCGTGGCTGGCCGGCGTGGTCGACCAGTTGTTCGCGCCGGGCCGGCGGGACCACGGCGCGGCTGCGGAGCGGCCAGGTGAGCGATGACGCGCTGAGCGCGGGCAGCGTGGCACGCCGGCTCGGCGTGGCGGTGACCACGCTGCGCACCTGGCATCAGCGGTACGGGCTCGGCCCGACCCGGCACGTCAAGGGGCACCATCGCCGGTACAGCCGGGAGGATCTGGCCCGGCTGGAGGTGATGCGCCGGCTCACCGCCGAAGGCGTGTCCCCGGCCGAGGCGGCGCGGTGGGCACGCGGCAACGCGGCTCCACCCGCCCCCGCCGGCCCGGACGGCCCCGGGCCGGGCCGGGCCGGCGGCGGGCACACCATCGCGGTCGGCACCGCCGGCCCGGCCGCCCGTGGCCTGGCCCGGGCCGCCGTACGCCTGGACGACCTGGCCATGCGGGAGATCATCGAGCGTGGGCTGCGTACCGACGGGGTGATCGCCACCTGGGACCGGGTGATCCGCCCGGTGCTGGCCGGCGTCGGTGACCGGTACGCGGCCACCGCCGGCTTCATCGAGGTGGAGCATCTGCTGTCCCGGTGCGTCTCCGCCGCGTTCGCCTCGGTGACCGGGCCGGTCCCGGCGGCCCTGCCGGGTGATCCGTCGGACCGCCTGGTCTCCGCCGCGCCCGCCGCCGGCCGGGTCCGCGACGGCGGCGGCCCCGGAGCGCTCCTGGCCTGCACCGACGAGGAGCAGCACACCCTGCCGTTGGAGGCGCTGGCCGCCGCACTCGTCGAGGTCGGCGTGGTCGCCCGGTTGCTCGGTGCCCGGGTACCGGCGGCCGCGCTGGTCGCCGCGGTCGACCGGACGGGGCCGGCCGCCGTCGTGCTCTGGTCGCACACCCCGGCGACCGCGGATCTCGGGCAGTTGCGCGTGGCCCGATCCGGACGGCACCGTCCGGTGCTGGTCCTCGCGGTCGGGCCGGGCTGGCCGGTCACCGAGCTGCCTGATGGCGTACGGCACTGCGCCGACCTGACCGACGCGGTCACGCTCTGCCGGTCCGCCGACCGGGCCGTCGGCCAGCAGCACATCTCGTAGCCGTTGGCGGTACTGCCCGTCACTGCCGGCGGTCGGCAGCGCTGGTGTCCGATGTGCGGGGTCGAGTTGTGCGGATTGATCGACTAACGTGTGCTTCGCTCGATCTCCGTCCACCCCCTCGCCCGGAGTCGACATGTCGAAACGCACCGTGTCGAAACGTGCCATGGTCGCGGCAGGCCTGGCGGTGTTCGCGCTGCTGGTCGGCAGCGAAAGCATCGCCGCCCTGCGGAGCGCCCGGCAGGCGCCGACCCAGGTGCCGGCCACCGCCGCTCTCGGTCCCGCGCCGGAGCGCGCTGCTCCCACCCCCGAGCCGGCGCCCTCACCCGCCCCCCGCGACCCGGTGCCGACGCCGACGGGCGACCCCGCCGACCAGCGACCCTCGGCCACCGTGACCGGCGGCTCACCCGGGGCGTCCGCCCGGCCCGCCGTCGACGAGAGCCTGCTGCAACGCCGTACCGGTGGTCGGCAGGTGGCGCTGACCTTCGACGACGGGCCACATCCGAAGTGGACGCCGCTGATCCTCGACGAACTGCGGGCGGCCGGGGCGCGGGCCACGTTCTGTGTCGTCGGCGCTCAGGTGCGGCGGTATCCGGCGCTGGTCGTGAGGATGGTCCGGGAGGGGCACACCCTGTGCAACCACACCTGGAGCCACGAGCTCGACCTCGGCTCGCAGTCGGCCGACGAGATCCGGGCCAACCTGCTGCGGACCAACAAGGAGATCCACAAGGTGGTGCCTGGCGTGCCGATCGAGCTCTTCCGGCACCCTGGCGGGCTGTGGACGCCGAAGGTGGTCACCGTGGTCGAGGAGCTGGGGATGGTCCCGCTGGACTGGGACGTCGACCCGCAGGACTGGCGCAAGCCCACCAAGGAGAAGCTGGTGTCGCAGGTCACCGCCGAGGTCCGGCTCGGGTCGATCATCCTGCTGCACGACGGCGGTGGTGACCGGTCGGCCACCGTCGCCGCGCTCCCGGCCGTGGTCCACGAGCTGAGGCAGCGGTACGGCATCACCCTGCTCGGTGCTAGCCTTTCCCCCTGATCCGTCCGGTTCGCCGATCTGGTTTGGTCCGGGGCATACTCGTCACGTATGCTTTCGCAAGCTTCCGGCGGGGCCGGATGGGAGCACTACCGTCGGAGTCGCGATGTGCGATGATGACGGGGCCGCCCTCATCGTCTAGCGGCCCAGGACGCCGCCCTTTCAAGGCGGTAGCACGGGTTCGAATCCCGTTGGGGGCACCACCGGCCGACCGACCGGCCGGAGCAACACCGAGGTCCTGTGGAGCAGTCGGAGTGCTCGCCGCCCTGTCAAGGCGGAGGTCGCGGGTTCAAGTCCCGTCAGGACCGCGCAACGCCGATCGCCGTGCGTTTCCCACGCGCGGCGTTTCGTTTTCGGGGCCGACCCGACCGGTCCGGTGTTCTCACCGGCAGGCGGGTATGATGTCCCGGACACCCGGCCAGGTAGCTCAGTTGGTACGAGCGTCCGACTGAAAATCGGAAGGTCGGCGGTTCGACCCCGCCCCTGGCCACAAAGCCTCTCGCCGGGCTTCAGCAGCGCCCAATCGCCTCCTGCGGTTGGGCGCTTCGCTGTCGGACGACGCGCCGTGGATCCGTCTGCGCCGGGGACTGCCCTTGACATTCCGCGACGGGCCGTGAGACTGCCGGCATGGCCGAACACGACGGCACCGGGCCCGCTGCGGCGCCCGCGCCCGCCGACCCGCCACCCCGGCGGGTGCGGATCGTGCTGGGCGAGGTCGGCCGGCGCGGGGACGCCGACCGGCTGCGTACCGACCTGGCCGAGCAGACCCAGATCGGCGAGGCACTCGTACGCGGCCTGGTCCGGGCGCAGCTGGCGTTGGCGATGCGGCTGGCGGTGGTGGTCGTGGTCGGCCTCGGGTCGCTGCCGTTGCTGTTCGCGATCGCCCCCGGCGTCGCCGAGATCAAGATCGTCGGCGTCAACCTGCCGTGGCTGCTGCTCGGGGTGGCCGCGTTCCCGTTCCTGGTGGCGGTCGGCCTGACCTACGTCCACCTCGCCGAACGCAACGAGCAGGACTTCGTCGCGCTGGTCCGCCGGCCGGAACGCTGAGCGGCGCCGATGACCAACCCGTACGTGATCCCTGCGCTGGTCGTGGTCACTCTGGTGACCGTCGCGATCGGCTTCTACGGGCTGAAGCTGGCCCGGACCACGTCCGACTTCCTGGTCGCCTCGCGTACCGTCAGCCCGTCCTGGAACGCGGCGGCGATCAGCGGCGAGTACCTGTCGGCCGCGTCGTTCCTCGGCATCGCCGGCCTGATCCTCAAGTACGGCGTCGACGTGCTCTGGTATCCGGTCGGCTTCGCCGCCGGCTACCTGGCCCTGCTGCTGTTCGTCGCGGCCCCGCTGCGCCGGTCCGGGGCGTTCACCCTGCCGGACTTCTGCGAGATCCGGCTCAGCTCCCGGCGGCTGCGCCGGCTGGCCACCGTCTTCGTG is a window from the Solwaraspora sp. WMMD792 genome containing:
- the crtI gene encoding phytoene desaturase family protein → MRTVTGATERVVVVGAGLGGLACALHLAGAGRQVTLLERESVPGGRAGRLALDGYEFDTGPTVLTMPELIAEALGAVGEELSDWLELIPLEPAYRAYYPDGSTLDVVTDTARMAAEVARVCGPREADGYLRFVDYARRLWQLERADFIDRNLDSPPDLLTGNLLRLLAAGAFRRMQTKIEQFFTDPRTQRIFSFQAMYAGLAPHDALAIYTVIAYLDSVAGVSFPRGGMHAVPRALAGAAEKHGVQIRYDTTVTRVETAGGRARAVLTAAGDRIPADVVVLNPDLPVAYAELLPPARRRRLRYSPSCVVLHLGARQGYQQIAHHNIHFGRLWKGTFDEVIRRGELMSDPSLLVTNPSRTDPSVAPPGGHTYYVLAPVPNLDSGRLDWRGDLPQRYADELIATLAERGYRGLADGVEVREVITPADWADAGMAAGTPFAAAHTLFQTGPFRPGNLHPTLENVVFVGSGTQPGVGVPMVLISGKLAAGRITGVGGAR
- a CDS encoding MerR family transcriptional regulator, producing the protein MSDDALSAGSVARRLGVAVTTLRTWHQRYGLGPTRHVKGHHRRYSREDLARLEVMRRLTAEGVSPAEAARWARGNAAPPAPAGPDGPGPGRAGGGHTIAVGTAGPAARGLARAAVRLDDLAMREIIERGLRTDGVIATWDRVIRPVLAGVGDRYAATAGFIEVEHLLSRCVSAAFASVTGPVPAALPGDPSDRLVSAAPAAGRVRDGGGPGALLACTDEEQHTLPLEALAAALVEVGVVARLLGARVPAAALVAAVDRTGPAAVVLWSHTPATADLGQLRVARSGRHRPVLVLAVGPGWPVTELPDGVRHCADLTDAVTLCRSADRAVGQQHIS
- a CDS encoding polysaccharide deacetylase family protein → MSKRTVSKRAMVAAGLAVFALLVGSESIAALRSARQAPTQVPATAALGPAPERAAPTPEPAPSPAPRDPVPTPTGDPADQRPSATVTGGSPGASARPAVDESLLQRRTGGRQVALTFDDGPHPKWTPLILDELRAAGARATFCVVGAQVRRYPALVVRMVREGHTLCNHTWSHELDLGSQSADEIRANLLRTNKEIHKVVPGVPIELFRHPGGLWTPKVVTVVEELGMVPLDWDVDPQDWRKPTKEKLVSQVTAEVRLGSIILLHDGGGDRSATVAALPAVVHELRQRYGITLLGASLSP
- the idi gene encoding isopentenyl-diphosphate Delta-isomerase — protein: MTGTSRESHLVELVDPAGRPVGSATVAAAHQPPGQLHRAFSVILVDPAGQLLLQQRAAVKTRFPLRWANTCCGHPLPGESVTEAANRRLGEEVGVAPVPLTELGVHTYQATDPVTGRTEYEYDHVLLGELDPATPLRPDPAEIAQLRWMPPDELRAGLTDDPHAYAPWLAGVVDQLFAPGRRDHGAAAERPGER